From the Desulfovibrio sp. JY genome, one window contains:
- the thyX gene encoding FAD-dependent thymidylate synthase, which translates to MPATKLAVTLLAHTPDALSLIYAAFRQCYHDGYVADMWPRLLAGEIAQEKQADFVARILASGHESPIEHVSFTFAVAGVSRALSHQLVRHRLASYSQQSQRYVDAAGFDYVLPPQIAAVPEARERFEAAMAAAGKAYADLQAVLQAHGRGAKANEDARFVLPNACETKVVVTMNCRSLLHFFELRCCMRAQWEIRAMAGRMLDLCKEALPVVFATAGARCERLGYCPEDVRFSCGRYPVRDVKPNIPV; encoded by the coding sequence ATGCCCGCAACGAAGCTTGCCGTCACCCTGCTTGCCCATACCCCCGACGCCCTCTCGCTCATCTACGCGGCCTTTCGCCAATGTTACCACGACGGGTACGTGGCGGACATGTGGCCGCGCCTTCTGGCCGGCGAGATCGCCCAGGAAAAGCAGGCCGATTTCGTCGCCCGCATCCTGGCCTCGGGTCATGAATCGCCCATCGAGCACGTCTCCTTCACCTTCGCCGTCGCCGGCGTGTCCCGGGCGCTTTCCCACCAGCTCGTGCGCCATCGCCTCGCGAGCTATTCCCAGCAGTCCCAGCGCTACGTGGACGCGGCCGGTTTCGATTACGTGCTGCCGCCGCAAATTGCCGCCGTGCCCGAGGCCAGGGAACGTTTCGAGGCGGCCATGGCCGCGGCCGGGAAAGCCTACGCCGATTTGCAGGCCGTCCTGCAAGCCCACGGCCGGGGGGCCAAGGCCAACGAGGACGCCCGGTTCGTCTTGCCCAACGCCTGCGAAACCAAGGTCGTCGTGACCATGAATTGCCGGTCGCTGCTGCATTTCTTCGAGCTGCGCTGCTGCATGCGCGCCCAGTGGGAGATCCGGGCCATGGCCGGGCGGATGCTCGATCTGTGCAAGGAAGCGCTGCCGGTGGTCTTCGCCACGGCCGGCGCGCGTTGCGAACGGCTCGGCTATTGTCCGGAAGATGTGCGTTTTTCCTGCGGCCGCTATCCCGTACGGGACGTCAAGCCAAATATTCCAGTCTAA
- a CDS encoding chromosomal replication initiator protein DnaA, producing MDTIWPKTKMLLEKTLSPGLYNLWIKPLAARARNGVLELTAPNAFVASWVRERLADAVAEAAAVVMGSRPRVVVTEGKIAHNGAVAASAPQGPRPMRAAKALTLPMTPKAPDLAEDRFRFSYDEFVVGPCNELAYVASRGICDLTLSAEQLFISSAPGLGKTHLIQAMGRQLSFGGGQERKKLRVAYLSAEEFANRLVMALKTKQVERFKAAFRENVDVLLLEDIHFFRDKPRIQDELLNTLKALQSRGCRLVFTSSFLPKDLTGLDAQLLSRIGSGFLAVIDKPDREMRKRILERKAAVHQVLLPDDVSTLLADRLSADVRQLESCLQNLALKARLLNCGISVDLAWDVLRHYDIAARPLNLDDIVSYVCDVYRLSPEQLISKSRKRQYVLARNTAFLLARQHTDLSLADIGNRFNRRHSTVVKGITNVERHLSLRTPLGRELERTIESIHA from the coding sequence ATGGATACGATCTGGCCCAAAACCAAAATGCTTCTCGAAAAGACCCTCAGTCCCGGACTCTACAACCTCTGGATCAAGCCGCTGGCGGCCCGGGCCCGCAACGGCGTTTTGGAATTGACCGCGCCCAACGCCTTCGTGGCGTCCTGGGTGCGGGAACGGCTGGCCGATGCCGTGGCCGAGGCCGCAGCCGTGGTGATGGGCTCCCGGCCCCGCGTCGTGGTGACCGAAGGAAAAATCGCCCACAATGGTGCCGTGGCCGCAAGCGCTCCTCAAGGGCCCAGGCCCATGCGGGCCGCCAAGGCCCTGACTTTGCCCATGACGCCCAAGGCGCCGGATCTGGCCGAAGACCGTTTCCGCTTCAGCTACGACGAGTTCGTGGTTGGTCCCTGCAACGAACTGGCCTACGTGGCCAGCCGGGGCATTTGCGATCTGACGCTTTCGGCCGAACAGCTTTTCATCAGTTCCGCCCCGGGCCTGGGCAAAACCCATCTCATCCAGGCCATGGGCCGCCAGTTGAGCTTTGGCGGCGGCCAGGAGAGAAAAAAACTCCGCGTGGCCTACCTTTCGGCCGAGGAGTTCGCCAACCGGCTGGTCATGGCGCTCAAGACCAAACAGGTGGAGCGCTTCAAGGCCGCGTTTCGGGAAAACGTCGACGTGCTGCTTTTGGAGGATATCCATTTCTTCCGCGACAAGCCGCGCATTCAGGACGAGCTGCTCAATACCCTCAAGGCGCTCCAGTCCCGGGGCTGTCGGCTGGTTTTCACCAGCTCGTTTTTGCCCAAGGACCTGACCGGCCTCGATGCCCAGCTGCTTTCGCGCATCGGCTCCGGCTTCCTGGCTGTCATCGACAAGCCGGACCGGGAGATGCGCAAGCGTATCCTCGAGCGCAAGGCCGCCGTGCACCAGGTGCTGTTGCCCGACGACGTGTCCACGCTCCTGGCCGATCGGCTGAGCGCCGACGTGCGCCAGCTCGAAAGCTGCCTGCAAAACCTGGCGCTCAAGGCCAGGCTTCTCAACTGCGGCATTTCCGTGGACCTGGCCTGGGACGTGCTCAGACACTACGATATCGCGGCCCGGCCGCTCAACCTCGACGACATCGTGTCCTATGTCTGTGACGTCTACCGGCTTTCGCCCGAACAGCTCATTTCCAAATCCCGCAAGCGCCAGTACGTTCTGGCCCGCAATACGGCTTTTCTGCTGGCCCGCCAGCACACGGACCTGTCCCTGGCCGACATCGGCAACCGGTTCAATCGCCGCCATTCGACCGTGGTCAAAGGCATCACCAACGTCGAACGCCATCTGTCCCTGCGCACGCCCCTTGGCCGGGAGTTGGAGCGCACCATCGAGAGCATCCATGCCTGA
- a CDS encoding UPF0280 family protein, with translation MTPVHADFFRAYRQQLAVRPGETAFQVVVAQSDLFIVAERPLAREIGAFVSELRRELTAYILLHPDFRESLTPVPTGDDAPPLARDMAEAAARFGVGPMAAVAGALGQAVSDHFAALSPNLLIENGGDIYLRSNVERTVALLAKPVEGARLALRFAPDDLPTAVCASSAKVGHSLSLGQADMVTVVADRGAVADAAATALGNLLSGQGDLDAVLAAAESLKRRGVRGAFAQCGEMVGVVGNIELVAIEA, from the coding sequence ATGACACCCGTGCATGCCGATTTCTTCCGAGCCTACCGCCAACAACTCGCCGTGCGCCCCGGAGAGACCGCCTTCCAGGTGGTGGTGGCCCAATCCGACCTGTTCATCGTGGCCGAGCGCCCCCTGGCCCGGGAAATCGGCGCCTTCGTCTCCGAGCTGCGCCGGGAGCTGACGGCCTATATCCTCCTCCATCCGGATTTCCGCGAGAGCCTCACGCCGGTGCCGACGGGCGACGACGCCCCGCCGCTCGCCCGGGACATGGCCGAAGCCGCCGCCCGGTTCGGCGTGGGCCCCATGGCCGCCGTGGCCGGAGCCCTGGGACAGGCCGTCTCCGACCATTTCGCGGCGCTTTCACCCAACCTGCTGATCGAAAACGGCGGGGATATCTATCTGCGCTCGAACGTGGAACGCACGGTGGCGCTTTTGGCCAAACCCGTGGAAGGGGCGCGACTGGCCCTGCGCTTCGCGCCCGACGACCTGCCGACGGCGGTATGCGCCTCCTCGGCCAAGGTCGGACATTCCCTCAGCCTGGGACAGGCGGATATGGTGACGGTGGTGGCCGACCGGGGAGCCGTGGCCGACGCGGCGGCAACGGCGCTCGGCAACCTCCTGTCCGGCCAGGGCGATCTGGATGCGGTGCTGGCTGCGGCGGAAAGCCTGAAACGACGCGGCGTGCGCGGGGCCTTCGCCCAATGCGGGGAGATGGTCGGCGTCGTCGGCAACATCGAACTCGTCGCCATTGAGGCATAA
- a CDS encoding glycosyltransferase family 2 protein translates to MDGGRSCEDATLVSAVIPTRDRADMVVRAVTSALAQTHAPIEVIVIDDGSTDDTPAALAALVDPRLRVLRHTPGRGVSAARNRGLAAARGAYLALLDSDDEWLPEKTTRQLACMRQRSLAISQTQEIWMRGGRRVNPGKAQGKPDGFFFEQALGRCLVSPSTVMFTREFWEELGGFDESLPACEDYDLWLRTLLRHPVGLLDELLAVRHGGRPDQLSAIYVGQDLFRIRSMAGLLGRGDLTPWHKDCIKKELRRKALCYAKGCLKRDKPEEAARVLAVAEKAAGGKLF, encoded by the coding sequence ATGGACGGTGGACGCTCTTGCGAAGACGCGACATTGGTGTCGGCGGTCATCCCCACCCGGGACCGGGCGGACATGGTGGTGCGGGCCGTGACCTCGGCCCTGGCCCAGACCCACGCCCCCATCGAGGTGATCGTGATCGACGACGGCTCCACCGACGACACGCCGGCGGCGTTGGCGGCCCTCGTCGACCCCAGGCTGCGGGTGCTGCGCCATACTCCGGGGCGGGGGGTGTCGGCCGCGCGAAACCGGGGGCTGGCCGCTGCCCGGGGCGCGTATCTGGCGCTGCTTGACTCCGACGACGAGTGGCTGCCCGAAAAAACCACGCGGCAACTGGCCTGTATGCGGCAGCGCAGCCTGGCCATAAGCCAGACCCAGGAGATATGGATGCGCGGCGGCCGACGGGTCAATCCGGGCAAGGCCCAAGGCAAGCCGGACGGTTTTTTTTTCGAGCAGGCGCTCGGCCGCTGCCTGGTCAGCCCCTCCACGGTCATGTTCACCCGGGAATTCTGGGAAGAGCTCGGCGGCTTCGACGAAAGCCTGCCGGCTTGCGAGGACTACGACCTGTGGCTGCGGACACTGTTGCGCCATCCGGTGGGGCTGTTGGACGAACTCCTCGCCGTGCGTCACGGCGGCCGGCCCGATCAACTCTCGGCGATCTACGTGGGCCAGGATCTTTTTCGCATCCGCTCCATGGCCGGACTTCTCGGCCGGGGCGACCTCACTCCTTGGCATAAAGACTGCATAAAAAAGGAATTGCGGCGCAAGGCCCTGTGCTACGCCAAGGGTTGCCTCAAGCGCGACAAGCCGGAAGAAGCGGCCCGGGTGCTGGCCGTTGCGGAGAAAGCCGCCGGGGGAAAACTTTTCTGA
- a CDS encoding molybdenum cofactor biosynthesis protein MoaE, which yields MDISKTIAELKTLPGFLEKVGMVLVHNGMARATSRNGAPVGTLKVKVDQDLVEKFRQEGEAMPGMFRVLVEARAGTFAPGDDLLFIVAAGDIREHVLASLTYTLTHIKAEAITKTEIAP from the coding sequence ATGGACATCTCAAAAACCATCGCTGAACTGAAGACCCTGCCCGGCTTTCTCGAAAAGGTCGGCATGGTGCTCGTGCACAACGGCATGGCCCGGGCCACGTCGCGAAACGGTGCCCCGGTGGGCACCCTCAAGGTCAAGGTGGACCAGGACCTGGTGGAAAAATTCCGCCAGGAAGGCGAGGCCATGCCCGGCATGTTCCGGGTGCTGGTCGAAGCCAGGGCCGGCACCTTCGCCCCGGGCGACGACCTGCTTTTCATCGTGGCCGCCGGCGATATCCGGGAACACGTGCTGGCCAGCCTGACCTACACGCTGACGCACATCAAGGCCGAGGCCATCACCAAGACGGAAATCGCGCCTTAG
- a CDS encoding tetratricopeptide repeat protein, which translates to MSTLHISALLEHLPHVGSTRMVHTGIGVWVAWDGQLDPGFDSMLLDHGGFRIAGAPGQALWFFLGDEGLRALGRIHVWGRVNALPVFIEAFPATLLISPKFETSLSLSVELSRQHVTPAESLEILLHPNLKNQLATNPGLSSTPTKPGSGLARIHFELLEADTALSYESGLGWLGVLKPLGDPLSRDTADGWRNIAGELLDIVERLGLKFVRHEGFLIFEVPGLRRFRNWNRDTLSRIMHLKEEGEQGHYWPSVMALVPSKGRTMGKDLPRRLGLDWDRLTPDFPHMSYRSAFLLGEGFAIHEARALSRGASIDDWCNVSLLDADAESEPQGVLAVPLPASLSGGDAAICFYCGLNNHKPAQCPSKALTAPRPELWERFGDVNMDRLEAISQKLDTALTADPVAEMAKRLGGKEDSDLMLSVIFEIDLPFQLRMLEMLWRSRGKDMPAGLSQLGPKDGDYFWAALTALRDGSSESYETQMGQALTKYPRAYQPKSLQGFQAMEAGDWTKAVYYWQESGRLCYNAMQRGYFLCLQARSFEAQGDCHKAIALYRDTLKECPKWLEPVYRQGVCLVKMGFIDQGMQIFNKLLAGDPAMFNRVMVDPELERGRPHILAALWHIWKKAQDGGVMLLGALGELSQSVRDRFLEDEPYLAEAATRIEELTTLGKQGNYVAFKRMEVGVAETQEAVRKKIEAEIKAMLQSQARQFEELKTVQREAAWFPFPALLREFNRDFNYCAIKLNWMRTTPMDEAENFHKSREYLPEVDERIRTLRTRLITLRIVRDATFFCMLLGRNFMWMEVVSLGLSLVLVPVFVYLFQRSGQGWMANMMEQQKWQLQKGLVIILTIAALGLAAIKTALTFDSKKRKLFKLAEEGKLPKKKPKPKKKPKAKVKAKPKATTKAKK; encoded by the coding sequence TTGTCCACGCTTCATATTTCCGCCCTGCTGGAACATCTGCCCCATGTCGGCTCCACCCGCATGGTGCATACCGGCATCGGCGTCTGGGTGGCCTGGGACGGCCAGCTCGATCCGGGCTTCGACAGCATGCTGCTCGACCACGGCGGCTTCCGCATTGCCGGGGCCCCGGGGCAGGCGTTGTGGTTTTTCCTCGGCGATGAGGGGCTGCGGGCCTTGGGGCGCATCCATGTCTGGGGCCGGGTCAACGCCTTGCCGGTTTTCATCGAGGCGTTTCCGGCCACGCTGCTGATCAGCCCCAAGTTCGAGACCTCGCTGTCGCTGTCCGTGGAGCTTTCCCGGCAGCATGTGACGCCGGCGGAGTCCCTGGAAATTCTGCTGCATCCCAACCTCAAGAATCAGCTTGCCACCAACCCCGGCCTTTCGAGTACGCCGACCAAGCCGGGCTCGGGCCTGGCCCGCATCCATTTCGAGTTGCTCGAGGCCGATACGGCCTTGTCCTACGAATCGGGGCTCGGCTGGCTGGGAGTCCTGAAGCCCCTTGGCGATCCCTTAAGCCGCGACACGGCCGACGGCTGGCGCAACATCGCCGGGGAACTGCTCGACATCGTCGAGCGGCTGGGGCTCAAATTCGTGCGCCACGAGGGATTTCTCATTTTCGAGGTTCCGGGACTGCGCCGTTTCCGCAACTGGAACCGCGATACCCTTTCGCGCATCATGCACCTCAAGGAGGAAGGCGAGCAGGGGCATTACTGGCCGAGCGTCATGGCCCTCGTGCCGTCCAAGGGACGCACCATGGGCAAGGACCTGCCGCGCCGCCTGGGCCTGGACTGGGACCGGCTGACCCCGGATTTTCCCCACATGAGCTACCGCTCGGCGTTTCTCCTGGGGGAGGGGTTCGCCATCCACGAGGCCAGGGCACTGTCGCGCGGCGCGTCCATCGACGATTGGTGCAATGTCAGTCTTCTTGACGCCGACGCGGAGTCCGAGCCCCAGGGAGTCTTGGCCGTGCCCCTGCCGGCCAGCCTGTCCGGCGGCGACGCGGCGATTTGTTTCTACTGCGGCCTCAACAACCACAAGCCGGCGCAGTGCCCGTCCAAGGCCCTGACCGCCCCGCGCCCTGAGCTCTGGGAGCGCTTCGGCGACGTCAACATGGACCGGCTGGAGGCGATTTCCCAGAAGCTGGATACGGCCCTGACCGCCGACCCCGTGGCCGAGATGGCCAAGCGGCTTGGCGGTAAAGAGGACTCGGACCTCATGTTGTCGGTCATCTTCGAGATCGACCTGCCGTTTCAATTGCGCATGCTGGAGATGCTCTGGCGCAGCCGGGGCAAGGACATGCCAGCCGGGTTGTCGCAGCTCGGCCCCAAGGACGGGGACTATTTCTGGGCGGCGTTGACCGCGCTTCGCGACGGGAGCTCCGAGAGCTACGAAACCCAGATGGGCCAGGCCCTGACAAAATATCCCCGGGCCTACCAGCCCAAATCCTTGCAAGGCTTCCAGGCCATGGAGGCCGGGGACTGGACCAAGGCTGTCTATTATTGGCAGGAGTCCGGACGGCTTTGCTACAACGCCATGCAGCGCGGCTACTTCTTATGTCTGCAAGCCCGCAGCTTCGAGGCGCAGGGCGACTGCCACAAGGCCATCGCCCTGTACCGGGACACGCTCAAGGAGTGCCCCAAATGGCTCGAACCCGTCTACCGCCAGGGGGTGTGCCTGGTGAAGATGGGGTTCATCGACCAGGGTATGCAGATTTTCAACAAGCTGCTTGCCGGCGATCCGGCGATGTTCAACCGGGTGATGGTGGACCCGGAGCTGGAGCGCGGCCGGCCGCATATCTTGGCCGCGTTATGGCACATCTGGAAGAAGGCCCAGGACGGCGGCGTCATGCTGCTCGGTGCCCTGGGGGAGTTGTCGCAGTCGGTGCGGGACCGCTTTTTGGAGGACGAACCCTATCTGGCCGAGGCCGCGACCCGCATCGAAGAGCTGACCACGCTCGGCAAGCAGGGAAACTACGTGGCCTTCAAGCGGATGGAAGTCGGCGTGGCCGAGACCCAGGAGGCGGTGCGAAAAAAGATCGAGGCCGAGATCAAGGCCATGCTGCAAAGCCAGGCCCGCCAGTTCGAGGAACTCAAAACCGTGCAGCGCGAGGCCGCCTGGTTTCCGTTTCCGGCCCTTTTGCGCGAGTTCAATCGGGATTTCAATTACTGCGCCATTAAGCTCAACTGGATGCGCACCACGCCCATGGACGAGGCGGAAAATTTCCACAAAAGCCGGGAATACCTGCCCGAGGTGGACGAGCGCATCCGCACCCTGCGCACCCGGCTCATCACGCTTCGCATCGTGCGCGACGCGACTTTTTTCTGTATGCTGCTCGGCCGCAACTTCATGTGGATGGAAGTGGTGAGCCTGGGCCTGTCGCTGGTGCTGGTGCCGGTCTTCGTCTATCTGTTTCAGCGTTCCGGCCAGGGGTGGATGGCCAACATGATGGAACAGCAGAAGTGGCAACTGCAAAAGGGGCTGGTCATCATTTTGACCATCGCCGCCCTGGGCCTTGCCGCCATCAAGACGGCCCTGACCTTCGACTCCAAGAAACGCAAGCTCTTCAAGCTGGCCGAGGAAGGGAAGCTGCCGAAAAAAAAGCCCAAGCCGAAGAAAAAGCCCAAGGCCAAGGTGAAGGCGAAGCCCAAGGCCACGACCAAGGCGAAGAAATAG
- a CDS encoding TusE/DsrC/DsvC family sulfur relay protein, with amino-acid sequence MATVEYKGHSFEVDEDGFLQKFEDWTLDWVDYVKDSEGIKELTPEHNKVIEFLQDYYKKNGIAPMVRILSKVTGFKLKHIYELFPSGPGKGACKMAGLPKPTGCV; translated from the coding sequence ATGGCAACTGTCGAGTACAAAGGCCACTCTTTCGAAGTCGACGAAGACGGCTTCCTGCAGAAGTTCGAGGACTGGACCCTCGATTGGGTTGACTACGTGAAGGACTCCGAGGGCATCAAGGAACTCACCCCGGAGCACAACAAGGTCATCGAATTCCTCCAGGACTACTACAAGAAAAATGGCATCGCCCCCATGGTCCGCATCCTGTCCAAAGTGACCGGGTTCAAGCTGAAGCACATCTATGAGCTGTTCCCGTCCGGACCGGGTAAAGGAGCCTGCAAAATGGCTGGCCTGCCCAAGCCCACCGGCTGCGTCTAG